CCCCACACTGTTTTAATGTAATCGACCTCGGCGCCCGCTTCTGCAAGCGCTTTGCGCAGTCGGCGGATATGTTCGGTGACCACCGAACCGTCGCCGGGTTCACCCCAAACAAGCTCGTAGATGCGATCGCGATCGAACGTCTGGTTCGCATGCCTGATGAGCAACGCGCAGATCTCGTATTCTTTCTTCGTGAGCGACACCTCGACGCCGCAGGAAAGCACCGCTCGGCGTGCGAAATCGATCGATAGCCGCTCGTCGATTCGCACGGTGCTCTGCGTGCGTTTTCGTCTATCGCGCGCACGATGCGCTGCCACCCGAGCGCCGAGCACATCGAGCGAAAACGGCTTGGTCACGTAGTCGTCGCCACCTGCAGCAAACCCATCGATCGTGTCCATGTCCTCGACTCGCGCCGTGAGGAAGATGATCGGACACGACACCGTATCGCGAATTTTCCGGCACGCTTCGATGCCGTCGAGCGAGGGCATGTTCACATCGAGCAGAATCACATCGAAAACGTGCTTCGCAACACGCTCGAGCACCTGCGTGCCGTCGAAAGCGGTTGCCACCAAGTATCCGTTCAACTCGAAATAGCTTTTGAGCATGCTCACGATATCGCGCTCGTCGTCCGCTATCAGTATGAGGGGCTTGTCGTCCATGAACCTCGCTCTCGTGTGTTTTGCCCTACCAAGCGAACGATACCAGACGAATGTCAAAAAAGTATCAAGGGGTTCGAGATGCACCCGAACCCCTTGAACAACACCCGCACAAGCGGCGATCCGATTAAACCCATATCGGCAAACCGCTTTGGCTGATATTGCTTTGGTGCAGATACAGTACTGCACGAGATCATTAACTTGCTATACTGGTCAACACGATAGGTGGGCACCCAGAAGCTTTACACCCAACGGAAGGCAGGTGCGTACGATGGTCATGATATGGTTACTGCTGATTTTCATCCTTTTCGTAGGGCTCGGCACCGTGATCACGTGGATGCTTTTTCGTCTGGCCTGCCTGTTCGACGACATGCGCTTTCTTGCCGACACCGCTGCGGCTCAGGGCAAGCCCGTCGAACGCAAGCAGTCGCCGCTCAGATACTTCGTCATCGTTGCCGGCACAATCGCAATTCCCCTGATATTTTGCATCTGCTTTAGGATCGACCCATTCGGCTGGCTGTGAGCAAACTCGCCCGGAACTATCGTGCGATTCTGCGATGGGCGCGACATACGCGCTATGCCGCTTCGATTTTTGCCAATACCGCTTGATAGCGCGGATCATCGTGCGCATCGGCCCATGAGGGGCTGAATGCGAGCATCTGGACGAGCCCGATTTTTCCGAGTCCCGCCATCGTGTTCTCAAGATATATACGGTCAGCGTCATCGGCATCGGGGCGAAACAGATGATCGAGCCTGTCGAACAATGCACCGGGTTCAAGGTCGACGGCGAACATCTCGTCTGCCCGAGCGGCCAGCTCGGCATAACGATCGAGGCAGGCGTACGCTTCATCGAGATCGCCGAGTTCCTTGTACGCGGTTGCCGCATTGAAGTGAAACGAAAGCTCATGGGCTGGACTCGTCTCCGAAAGGCCGAATGCATCGATCACGCTTTCCGTTGCATGGATAAGGATCTCAAGGCGTTCCCCGTCATTGCCGCAAAGCGAAAGAAGGGCCGTGCAGCTGTTCACCACACCGAAAATGCTCCAGTACAGGTGCTCTTGGTTTATTTCGATTGCTTTCTCGGTTTCACCGATCATTTGATACGACGAGGCGAGCGACGATTCGATTTCAAGGGGCTGAGCGGGTTTGAGTTCTTCGAAGCGCTCGATAGCCTCTTCATAGCGTTTCTGCGCCATCGCCATGCCCGCAATGACGAACTTCGCAGCTCTGATTAGCTCGACGTTATCCGAATGCGCTGCCACATGCTCGTAATACCCCATTGTTTCGTCGATGATAGCGGGGTCGGGTTCTACCGGACTCACGTGAACCGCTGCTGTATACATGAGATTCGAAAGCATGACAACAAGCGACCAGCAGGAATAGTATTCCTTGATATAGCGTCTGCACTCGACAATGACGGCATCGGGGTCATCGCCGAGCATGTTCGAAAGCCTCACGGCAACCTCTTTCACACGAGCTTCGGACATCTGCGGGCGATAGTCGAACAGCTCGTCGATAGTGACCGAGAAAAACGCGGCGATCCGCGGCAATTGCGCCACATCAGGCAGGCTCTGCCCGACCTCCCACTTCGAGACCGCTGCTTTAGTAACCCCGAGATGCTCTGCAAGATCGTTCTGCGTAAGACCCCCTTGCTTTCTCAGGCGCGCGATCGTGGTGCCGAGGTTGATGTCGTTCATGGTACCCCTATGGATGAAAGTTTGCCGAGTGGTTTGTTCGGCTCGATGTTCCTCAGTATGGGATATCCAAGTGGTTGACGCAATGGAGTATTGGTTGATTACGCGGGAACAAGATCAACTGAGGGAAATGCCGCTGGCTCAAAAAAACGGTTTCGCACTGAAACACCTGCGTGCCTGCTCGCTTCTCGCTGCAAACCAGACTTGAAAAGCAGTATCACATTCGCGCCAAGCTCAGCTCGAATACGTCAGCTGCTCTCCTCGAGGCAGCCAACCGCGCCGCATCGTAACGCAGACTGCGGTCGAACGTGCAGTGAAGCCAGGATGAGACAGGAAAGCGCTATCCAAACCACTAGGGGACGAAGCATGCCTTCTTCCGAATACCCTGCAAACATGGTAAGCCCAGCACATCCAGCGGCGGTATACAGCGAAAGGACGAAAAGCAGCAAGCTGACGCTTCTGAGGCTGGATATGTTATCGGCTTCGAAAAAGAGCCCTGTTTTCCGCGTCCATCTGCAGACAGTGGAAAAGAGATGAATGGCGAGCAACAGCAGAACGATACCGACAACCGAGAGCGCGCACCACACAGCTGCCGCTTCCCAACCAGTTGCCTTCGGGCTGACGAGAATGTTGACAAGAGCCACCGCAATGTACGCTACGACAATCAGCAGCAACGAACCGATAAGGGAAGAAGCCGCCTCCGCCCACCGGCATACCACAACAACTCGATTACCAGAGCTTCCGCGATTGCCCATACAGCACCTCCATGCCCGGTACGCCATGCACAGTCAGGTTCATTATACATCCCTCCGATGATCCCTCTACTGGTATTCGATGCGAAACGGTACAGGAAACCGAGGGCGACCCTATAGGCCGCCCTCGGATCCAATCCCGTCGCTCACGCATCGTACCCCGCCAAGCACGCCGCTTCCATAAGCTGCCTTGGACGTGAAGCTTAGTCAGCTTCGCTGCATGCTTACTTCAACCAGTACTCCGAACCGTCTTTCGTCCGGCCCATGAAACCGTAATCCACCAGGTAGCGACGAAGCATGCTGTAATCCCCGTAGACCGCGCCGAGCATCTCGCGCGTTTCGGCCTCGGTGTAGGTGCGTCCGAATTCGAACAGTTTCGCGACTTCGCTCAAAACGACCACCTGCTTCTTCGCCTTGAGCGGATAGTGCCGCAAACGCAAGGGATTCATGCTCTCGAACTCGCTTCGGAGAATGCGCTCGCGTTCTTTTTCGGTGATCACGTAGCGATCGTCCAACATGGTAGCCGTGTTGGGAATATCCACGATGTCGTCGGCTTTTCGTGCGCCGCCTTCACCGAATACCTCGTCGTAAACCGCCAAATAGTACTTCGCCTGCTTGGCTTTTTCGCGGAAGGTAAACTTCTGATGGCGCACCGTGGAGGCTTTGACGCCGAGCTTTGCAGCGATCTCATTGTCGCTCAAGCCTTGGGCGAACAATCCGAGCAGCTCTTTCTGGGTATCGGTAAAGGTGTTGTACTTCGCGCCACCCTCGATGAGCTTTTTGAGCGCACCGTCGTGCTCGGCGGCGATATGCTCCCGTGCCGCGTATTCGGGTACATAGAACCGATCACCCATCGGGAACACCTGCCCTTCGTCAAACCTGCGCCCACAATAATTGCAGACGTAGGCCTTTTCGACCTCATCGTAGCGGTAGCCGTTTTTGATTTCTTCGATCGTCAATGTGGCGTAGTCCATTGCGTATACTCCATTCGTATCCAGCGTGCGTGTATTGAACCCAATTTCGTAAACGCATTATTGTTGTGTTTATCATATTTGTCAACATAATACATATCGCATCCATAAAGAGGACCTCGCAGTAACCCGAGGCCCCTGAAGCGCGCTTCTGCGAAGCTGCGCCAACGCATATTGCTGAACGAAATACCTTTGCATCAATTCTCTTCGAAAGAAATCGATGCTAGCCCGAATAGCACCCGATGGCGATACCAGCGCATCAGTGCTCCGAGCAGACGTGCGCCAATATTGGTCTACAGCGAAAATCAAGCAACCCTGCACAGTTTTTGCCCTTGTGTTGCGTTTGAAAGACGTAACGGGAGATCGGCTCTTTCCGCTCCGAGTAAATTACCTGCTCAGAGACTTGCAACTATCCGCACGCAGACAAGGGATCCGCCGCCAGACTTCCGAGAAGGCTTCGGAGGCCCAAAAGCGCAACACATCGAGAGAAAGTGTGCATTCGGGGCTCTTTTCGCCGTCAAGCGTCACTGACGCAAGTCTCTGGCGACTTGATGCACAAGGCTGCTGTCGCGAGCTCTACGGAAAGCACGCCGATCCCGGTTAGACGGCGGGGGCGGACGACTCCCGCTCGGAGCGCATCGGAGCGCAGTCACCGCCTCGCCCACAATCTTTCCCATCGTTGTCGCCTAACCGATGCTGATACCAGCGATCATTCCCGCCGCGAAGCGAAAGGCGAGCCGAGCCATTTGTGTGCAAATACCCGGTGGGCAGTCTACCTTCGTTTAGCCAAGTTTTTGCAGTCGAGCTTCCATCACGGATACGATCTCTAGCGTATACCCAGATCACGATCTCATTCATTAGCACAACAAAAGTTAGTCTCGACTAAACCTTCGCAACGGAACCCTATTGACCAGTCATAGGGTACCTATCAGGAATAGAGGTGCAGACAGCGAAACGGCCGCGGAGCGCTACGGGCGACAGGCAGCGGCGTAGCGCTCCGTGGGCATTCATGCGTCCGCGCAAGAAAGGGGCGGCAATGCGCGCCGCCCCTACTCGCTTCCCTCTTGCCGCCCGTCAGCTTACACGGGCGACAGTCACCTTTGCTGCTACCCGCGCACCTCGGCACCTGTGGCGGCGCTCACCTTCTGAATGAGGCGGGCGTGGGCCTTGTCGACCTCTTCGCTGGTAAGCGTGCGGTCCGCTGCCCGGTACGTAAGCGCGTAGGCCATGGATTTCTTGCCCACACCGACGCGCTCCTCATCGCGATACACGTCGAAGAGTTCGGCTTTCTCGAGAAGCTTTCCGCCGGCCGACGACATGCATTGCATGAGCTTCTCGTGCGTCACGGCCTCATCGACCACCAGCGCCACATCCATCGACACGGCGGGAAACACCGGTACGTCTACGTAATCGCGCGCGGGGCGGCTCGCTTTCACGAGCGCGTCCACGTCAAGCTCAAATGCGACCACGGGGCCCGTCGCCTCGTAGGCTTCGGCTGCGAGTGGATGAATCTCGCCCACCCAGCCGAGCACTGCACCGCCCGCAAGCACCTCGGCTGCGCGCCCGGGCTGCAGATGGGGAGCCTCGTCGGCGGAAAGCGCCTTGAACCGCACCTTCGGCACCGCGAGCTCGCGCAGAAGGTTCTCGATCGCACCTTTGCCATCGAAAAAGTCGAACGGCGCAGGCTGGACGTTCCATGCCGCGTCACCCATCGCCCCCGCGAGCACACCTGCAAGCTTCTGCTTCTCCTTGGGCTTTTTCCTGCCCTCGGCACCGAAGAACACTGCGCCGATCTCGTAGAGCTGGATGTTCTTCACGCCATGGCTCTGGTTGTAAGCGACCGAGCGCAAAAGCCCGGGGATGATGCTCTGGCGCATGACCGACTGATCGGCGTTCATCGGATTGATAAGCTCGACGGCTACGCCCAAGTCGTCGGTCTTCATCCGCAGGCGCTCAAGCTCGGTCGGCTCGACGAGCGAATAGGTCATCGTCTCGTTCAGACCGCTCGCCTGCATAGCTGCATGCAGGGTGGCAACCGCGTGCTCGAAGGCGCTGCGTGTCCCGATGCGCCCACGGCCGCCGGGAAGCGTCGGAGCGATGCGATCCATGCCCCACAGGCGCAGCACCTCTTCGTACAGATCGACCTCGCGCACGAGATCGGGACGAAACGTCGGCGCAACGACGGTAAGCGCATCGGCGCAGGCCGCATCGGCGACTTCGCAGCCGAGATGTTCGAGAATGCTCACAATGTCCTCGCGCGGGATATCGGCACCCATAAGCGCGCAGAAGCGCGGGATGCGGAATTCGAGGCGAACCGCTTCGGAGGGATCGGGCCACACGTCTACGATGCCAGCGTCGTTGCCTACCGCCGCGCTCACGGTGCCGCCCGCCACTTCGACGATGAGCGCGCAGGCTGCGGCTGATCGCGCATCGATACCGTGGTCATCGACGCCGCGCTCGTAGCGCATCGAGCTTTC
Above is a genomic segment from Raoultibacter phocaeensis containing:
- a CDS encoding response regulator transcription factor; translation: MDDKPLILIADDERDIVSMLKSYFELNGYLVATAFDGTQVLERVAKHVFDVILLDVNMPSLDGIEACRKIRDTVSCPIIFLTARVEDMDTIDGFAAGGDDYVTKPFSLDVLGARVAAHRARDRRKRTQSTVRIDERLSIDFARRAVLSCGVEVSLTKKEYEICALLIRHANQTFDRDRIYELVWGEPGDGSVVTEHIRRLRKALAEAGAEVDYIKTVWGVGYRWEA
- a CDS encoding helix-turn-helix domain-containing protein, with the protein product MNDINLGTTIARLRKQGGLTQNDLAEHLGVTKAAVSKWEVGQSLPDVAQLPRIAAFFSVTIDELFDYRPQMSEARVKEVAVRLSNMLGDDPDAVIVECRRYIKEYYSCWSLVVMLSNLMYTAAVHVSPVEPDPAIIDETMGYYEHVAAHSDNVELIRAAKFVIAGMAMAQKRYEEAIERFEELKPAQPLEIESSLASSYQMIGETEKAIEINQEHLYWSIFGVVNSCTALLSLCGNDGERLEILIHATESVIDAFGLSETSPAHELSFHFNAATAYKELGDLDEAYACLDRYAELAARADEMFAVDLEPGALFDRLDHLFRPDADDADRIYLENTMAGLGKIGLVQMLAFSPSWADAHDDPRYQAVLAKIEAA
- a CDS encoding DUF2087 domain-containing protein — translated: MDYATLTIEEIKNGYRYDEVEKAYVCNYCGRRFDEGQVFPMGDRFYVPEYAAREHIAAEHDGALKKLIEGGAKYNTFTDTQKELLGLFAQGLSDNEIAAKLGVKASTVRHQKFTFREKAKQAKYYLAVYDEVFGEGGARKADDIVDIPNTATMLDDRYVITEKERERILRSEFESMNPLRLRHYPLKAKKQVVVLSEVAKLFEFGRTYTEAETREMLGAVYGDYSMLRRYLVDYGFMGRTKDGSEYWLK
- the pheT gene encoding phenylalanine--tRNA ligase subunit beta, which gives rise to MKVSLKWLSEYVDVPTDVKAFCDRLDLTGTGVEGVEKLGANFDNIVTGQIISKEKHPDSDHMWVTKVDVGECNLGDDGTPEPLQIVCGAQNFNAGDHVVVAMVGAVLPGDFKIKKSKLRGIASCGMNCSERELGLGADHDGIMILPEDAPIGVPFAEYKQMGDTVLDLEITPNRPDCLSITGMAREVGAMYGIDSASPLADMAAKLELDAAAVAVDEAVRVTIDDAVRCPRYTARVIRGCKVGPSPDWMVERLAAIGQRSINNIVDVTNYILFLFGQPLHAFDLDKLVDGNGLASIVIRAAAEGEKLVTLDGEERTLTSDMTVISTPDQGAVALAGVMGGLDTEVTDQTVNIVLEAATFEAGRASRTSRNLGLISESSMRYERGVDDHGIDARSAAACALIVEVAGGTVSAAVGNDAGIVDVWPDPSEAVRLEFRIPRFCALMGADIPREDIVSILEHLGCEVADAACADALTVVAPTFRPDLVREVDLYEEVLRLWGMDRIAPTLPGGRGRIGTRSAFEHAVATLHAAMQASGLNETMTYSLVEPTELERLRMKTDDLGVAVELINPMNADQSVMRQSIIPGLLRSVAYNQSHGVKNIQLYEIGAVFFGAEGRKKPKEKQKLAGVLAGAMGDAAWNVQPAPFDFFDGKGAIENLLRELAVPKVRFKALSADEAPHLQPGRAAEVLAGGAVLGWVGEIHPLAAEAYEATGPVVAFELDVDALVKASRPARDYVDVPVFPAVSMDVALVVDEAVTHEKLMQCMSSAGGKLLEKAELFDVYRDEERVGVGKKSMAYALTYRAADRTLTSEEVDKAHARLIQKVSAATGAEVRG